From a region of the Lactuca sativa cultivar Salinas chromosome 4, Lsat_Salinas_v11, whole genome shotgun sequence genome:
- the LOC111894978 gene encoding uncharacterized protein LOC111894978 codes for MDEFFNDEDQNAEEDKGTDDDDDDDDDDDDGDDVKEREDNEEEENGAMKEIQEKRMLVVRKLKVGGEEDEVGGEEHDVAGKYESGVEGMNLDEKNAGEEKQNVQEGGVEGKNLDGKNVGKEKNVKEGGMERKNIEELMVKNVGEKEVVEYYYLVKILY; via the exons ATGGATGAATTTTTTAATGATGAAGATCAAAATGCTGAAGAAGACAAGGGgactgatgatgatgatgatgatgatgatgatgatgatgatggtgacgATGTTAAAGAACGAGAGGATAATGAAGAAGAAGAGAATGGAGCT ATGAAGGAGATACAGGAGAAGAGAATGTTAGTGGTAAGGAAGTTAAAAGTTGGTGGTGAGGAAGATGAAGTAGGTGGTGAGGAACATGATGTTGCTGGGAAATATGAAAGTG GTGTGGAGGGTATGAATCTAGATGAGAAGAATGCAGGTGAAGAAAAACAAAATGTTCAAGAAGGAG GTGTGGAGGGTAAGAATCTAGATGGGAAGAATGTTGGTAAAGAAAAAAATGTTAAGGAAGGAG GTATGGAGAGGAAGAATATAGAAG aATTGATGGTAAAAAATGTCGGTGAAAAAGAAGTTGTTGAATATTATTATTTGGTGAAAATATTGTATTAa